The sequence TACGGGTTACAAGTCGGGTTTCGAAGTTCCCAGGGAATACCTACGTAACCTGAACCGACTTGCAGGAATGCTGGAACTAGTCGACGAACAGTTCTGCCTCATCCGTTCGGGAATCAACGATTACCGTCGTCAGGTTCAGTCCCTGGTAAGTTCGGGAAGTTTCGACGAGATCGAACTGAATGGAGACTCCTTCAGCAACTATCTGGAATTACGCCCGTTTGATGCACTGAACAAGCGAATCGCTTCCATCAACCAGGCGGAAATCCACGAAACCTCACTCTCCCGCTTCCTGAGCGTATTTGTCTCCTTCGGATTCAAGACGCTAGGCGACATCGACCGACTCATCAAGAGAGATTCCGAAGACGCCTACCAGCTAGCCGCCTTCCAGCTTGCCAACACGGATCTTGACATCATCAACTCGTCTCTCGGCGTCATTTCCCTTTGCGCCGTCCATGTGCTCAAGCAGGGCGGGGGGATGCTAGAACTGACAAGATTCCTAGAAGACCTCAACGGAGCGTCTGCCAACAACAAGCACCGCGCAGAAGGGCTCCTCCGTGTCGCACAGAACCTGTCGTTTATGAAGAAATGACTTGTTGACCGTAGGAAGTAAACTAAAAACAGAAAGTCCCCGGCACGACTGCCGAGGACTTGTTGCTTATCAAGGAAAGTTAATTGTGATGGGGACCGTGCTCACCGTGCGGGCCATGACCTTTAGGTCCGTTTTTCATACGCTCCCTAAAGTTTCTCATTTGCTCCTTGTGAAAGTTGTTGAACTTTTCGAGCTGTTCGGCAGTCAAGATACCGGCAAGGGCCTGCATTCCGTTGATGCGGTGTTCCAGCAGGGACTTGTCTACATCGAGAACGCGAGCCTTGGCGGCATCGATTCCGGCAGAATCCTTACTTTCGAGAGCCTCGCCCAGAGCCCTTTCGGCATCATGTTTCTGCTGACGGAGGACCTTGAAAATGGAATCGCCTTTCACGCGGCTAGCCTCGATGGCAGATTTCTGTTCCGGTGTCACCTGCAGCAAGGAATCCATGGCGGCAAAGTCCATCTTGCCCCTGAATTTCGGACCCTTTTCAAAATCACCGTGCGGGCCCATGTGCTTGTGTTCGCCATTTTCATGCTTGGCGCAGCTCGGGCAGTGGCAAGGCTGTCCATTCTTTTCGCAAGAGCACGGTAGACCTTGCGAGCATGCGCAAGGACCTCCCTTTTGGCAACAGGTTGCGGTACTAGAGCAGCAATTGAAATTGCAGAACCTGCCGGCGAAAAAGCCTAAGGCGAGAGCAAGCACTATAATGCTTGCAATAAAGAGCTTTGATCCTTTCATGGTTTACTCCTTGGTTAAATAATTAAAGCCCACCGTTTCTTCCAATGTTTCGAACTCGTCGCTGGTGGAATTCCCGAGGTTTTCATACCAGCTCAGGAGTTCGGACGGTGCGGAATTGTTGATCGAAACGTATTCGGTAGAAGCGGAATTTTCCTGTTCAATGTCGCTGGTGAAAGACGGCAAAATCGCAGTCAGGCTCACAAGCACAAAACTTGCGGCCAGCGGAATCGCGCTGTACCAGCTCTTGATAGAGACAACCTTGCCCTTCGCGCTTTCGGCATCAAGTCTTGCGCAGACCTTGCTCCACGAGTCAGCCCGGGGAGTGAGCCGCTCCATTTTCGAAAAGTCAATTTTTGTAGACATGGTTAAGCTCCTTTTTTAAAGTTTGTCTTGCGTTCGTTCAGGTAGTTGCGAACAAAAGTTCTTGCACGGCTGAGGCGCGCCTTGATGGTTCCTTCGGGCATCTTGTAGATTTCCGCCAGGTCCTTCACGTCTAAATCTTCGGCATCCTTGAGCCAGAGCATGCTTCGCGTTTCGGCCTGGAGAGCATTCAGTCCCATTTCCAAAAGTTCCGGATCAAAGTTTTCATCGGAACTTTCTTCTTTGCCGAGTGCCGACTCCACGATCACGTCGAGGTGTTCCTCTTCAAGTTCGCGATGCCGTTTGTCGCCTCGCAACTTCATAAGGCAGGCGTTTACCGTGAGCCTGTAAAGCCATGTTGCAATAGCGGACTGTCCGCGAAAGCCCTGGATGGCCTTCGGGACCTGCACAAAAACATCCATCAGGATATCTTCGGCCTCGTCGCGATTTTTCAACATCCGGAAGGCGAGATTCAGCACATGTCCGCTGTGGGCCTCCCACAGCATGGCGAGCGCTTCGCGGCTACCTTCCCGCAGATATTGAAATATCACTTTTTCGTCCATTGTACCCTTTAGATGCACCTGAATGTCCGCCGGTTGCATCTTTTGTGAAAAATAATTATAAAAAAGAGTTTTTTCCTGCGTTTTTCTATATTTTCCGAAGATGTTCAAGATTCTCTGGGATAAGTTGCAAGAGGCTTTTGCCTCGGTTTTGCCCGTGACGCTGATTGTGCTCGCGGTGTCGTTTACGCCGCTTGTCCAATTTACCCCCAAGCAGCTGATTGTCTTTGGCATTTGCGCCGTGTTCCTGATCGGGGGCATCGGGCTTTTTAACCTGGGTGCCGACCTCGCCATGACCCCGATGGGCGAACATGTGGGATCCGGCCTCGCCAAATCACGGCGTCTGCAGTTGCTAGTTTCGGTGTGTTTCGTAATGGGCGTGCTCATTACCGTAGCAGAACCCGACTTGTCGGTGCTTGCCGAACAGGTTCGAGCCGCCGTGGAACCGACTCTCCTGATAGCAACCATCGGCGTCGGCGTCGGCGGATTCCTCGCCCTTTCCATCATCAAGATCGTTTTCAAGCGCGACCTTTCGACAATTATCATCTTCTTTTACCTGATGCTGTTCATGCTCGGTATGCTGATGCTTTCTTTCGGAAAAGAAATGTTCGTTCCCCTTGCATTCGATTCAGGTGGCGTGACGACAGGGCCGATTACTGTACCCTTCATCATGGCACTCGGCGTCGGTGTGGCAGGGGCCATTGGCGGCAAGAACGCGAACGAGAACAGCTTCGGCCTGATTGCACTCTGCTCGGTGGGTCCAATTATCGCCCTCATGGGACTCGTGATTTTTTCGAAAGGCGACCTGAGTTACCAACTTACGGAATCGGCCTACTCTATTGATGCAAGCCTCGGTCTGAATTTTCTGCCCACCATCATCGGAATCGCCAAGGAAGTTGTCATCGCCCTCGGTCTTATCGTGATTTTCTTTATGCTCCTACAGCTGACCGTTCTTCGGCTTTCGTGGAGCAAGCTCATCCCGATGGCATTCGGCATCGTTTACACGTTCGTAGGGTTGGTGGTTTTCTTGACGGCCGTCGCCGTCGGGTTTATGCCAATCGGTTTCGAACTGGGCAAGCAGCTGAGTGCCATGCCAAAGGCACTCGTAATAGCAGGATTTGTTCTCGGAATGGTGGTGGTGCTCGCGGAACCGGCCGTACACGTGCTCAACAAGCAAGTCGAAGAGATTACGGGAGGCCTCGTGACCAAGCGTTCGATGCTAATCGCCCTCTCGGTCGGTGTAGGGCTTTCTATCGGGCTCTCGATGATCCGCATCATTGTCGGCTTCCCCATTATCTACTACCTAATTCCCGGCTACTTTATTTCTCTCGGACTTTCGTTCTTTGTGCCGAAACTTTATACGGCAATCGCATTTGACTCCGGTGGCGTGGCGAGCGGCCCGTTGACCTCCAGTTTCATTCTGCCACTAGCCATTGGCGCTTGTGCAGGCCTCCGCGACGGTGGCGATTCCATTTTGAACTACGCTTTCGGCATTGTCGCGATGGTCGCGATGACACCATTGATTACCATCCAGGTACTCGGTTTCAGGGCCACCGTTTCAACGGCACTCCGTAACCGCATGATGATGCGTCGCATCCAGGATGCCGACGACGAACAGATTATCGACTTTATGTAGGGGGCGCTGTGGAAATCGATAAAAAAATCCGGAACAGAATCGTGCGCGGCACCCGAGCCAAAGTCTCGATGAACCGTCTCAAGATTTTGATTACGGTGGTGAGTCGTGCCAAGGCGGATTTTTACATGGACCACATCCAGTCCTTTGGCGTGAACATGCAGATGGTGCTGTTCGGGCAAGGGACAGCCCCCCGCGAAATTGCAACGGCAATGGGCCTTGCGGATTCCGACCGCGCCGTCATCATCAGCATCATCGGCGAAAACCAGCTTGCCGCGGCACTCGACAGCCTAGCCGAAAAGTTCAACACCATCGTGGGCGGCAAGGGCATCGCCTACACCATCCCCATGGCAAGTGTTATCGGCAAGTCCATTTTCAACTTTTTAAGCGACAACCGCGACGCGGTACGGAGAAATGAAAAATGAGCGGATTCAATCACGAAGTCATCTTTTGTATTGTAAATACCGGATTCTCTGAAACCGTGATGGATGCGGCCAAAGACGCCGGAGCCCGCGGCGGTACGATCCTGAACGCCCGCGGTACGGCAAACAAGGAAGCCGAATCGTTTTTCCATATCGCCATCCAGCCCGAAAAGGAAATCGTGATGATCCTGGTCGACGCGAAAATCAAGGACGCCGTGCTGCACGCCCTTTACCAGAAGGCGGGGCTTGACACCATGGGCCAGGGAATCGCCTTTTCGCTCCCCGTAGACAACGTGGTAGGCCTTACCCCGTGGAAGGCCGAAATCAAGGCTGCCGAAGCCGCCGCTGAAAAAGCTGCAGAAAAAGCGGAAAGCGCCATCGAAAACGCCGAAAAAAAGGCAAACTAAAATCTACTTGTTTCTACTTGCCGAAAGCGGACAAGTCGATACCAAGCTGATTTATTTTATACGTAAGAATGCGCGGAGTCGTCGAAAGACTGCGCGCCGCAGCGGCTACCTTACCCTTGCTACTCTTGAGGGCATCGCAGATAATGTCTTTCTCGTAGGCCTCCACCATACGCTTCAAGTTTCCGTTCACGGGAGTGCCGCTGGTTTCGGCGGTCTGCAGCGTGGTCGGGAAATGGTGCGGGTAGATGACGTCTTCGTCGGCAACGAGGACGGCTCGCTCAATTCCGTTTTCGAGTTCGCGCACGTTTCCGGGCCACGGGTAACTCATGAGCATGTTGATGGTGGTGCGGGCAAGGCGGCGGACATTTTTGCCCACGATACGGCAGTAATGTTCGACAAAATGGTCCGCCAGAAGCACGATGTCCGTCTTGCGGTTACGCAATGGCGGCACATAAATCGGGAAGATGTGCAGCTGGTAATAGAGGTCTTCGCGGAAGGTTCCTTCTTCGACCATCTGCTGCAGGTTCTTGGTGGTGGCCGCAATCACGCGCACATTCACCTTTTTAGAAATGCGGGCGCCAATGCGTTCCACTTCGCCGTTCTGCAACAGGCGCAGAAGTTTCACCTGAAGGTTTGGCGAAAGCTCGCCCACTTCGTCAAGGAACAGCGTGCCGCCCTCGGCCTGTTCTACGCGGCCGGGCGTCTCGGCGAACACACCCACGAGGGCACCGCGCACGCTGCCGAACAATTCGCGGTCAAGTACCGATTCCGGCATGGAGGCGCAATGGACGCGGACGAACGGGCCCATGTTGCGGTCGGAACGGTAATGGATAGCTTCGGCTACGAGTCCCTTGCCCGTGCCCACCTCGCCCACGATGAGCGCGGGTAGGGGGCTCTTTGAAACCTGGTCAATCTGCGCGTACACGCGCTGCATCTCGCTCGAACGCCCGATAATGTTATCGGGCTGGAAACGGTCCTTGAGTTCCAATGTCAAGCGTTCGTTTTCAGCCTTCAGGAGTTCATTTTCTTCGCGGGCCTCGCGACGGAGCTTCACGGCAGCCGCAAGCATCTGCGCGATGATTTCTAGCAGGCGGAGTTTTTCGGGAAGTTCTTCTTCCACCGGATTCTGCACGTCGGCACTGAAGGCGCCAATCACCTGGTGCTCCATAATCACGGGAACACAGAGGAACGCCTTGTCTTCCGTCTTGCCGCGCCCCGTGCGGTCGAGGAAGTCCGGGTCCTTCGCGACGGAAGGGATAATAATCGGCTTGCCCGTTTCCACCACGCGGCCGGTAATGCCCTCGCCCACCTTGTAGCGGCCCTTGCGCGCCTGGCGACTACTCAAGCCTTCCGCGATTTCAATGGAGATTTCACCGGTGTGGCGGTTGTACAGCGTAAGCGTCGCATGCTCCACGCCCATCGTGGATTCCACCACTTCCAGAATCGGGTGCGCGACGCTCTCGAAATCGAGCGTCTGGTTCAAAATGGAACTAATCTTGTAGAGCAGCTCCAGTTCCTGGATTTTGGATTGCGACGTGGGCATAGGAAAAATATACTATGGAACGATCCTTCTTACAACAGGAATTTTCCTGAGGCACCATGTAAATGCAATAATCACCGGAATCATCACAAGCGGAGCGCCCAGGCGATACACGAGCGAGTTCCTGTCGATTTCGGGAATCCTTGTCGCTGCATCGAGCAAGATAAACTGCAAGAGGTATATCTCGAAGGCGTACCGTCCAACGACCTTGACAAAGTTTGCAAGACGTTCCTGTTCCATCACCCAACGACCGGCATCCTTCAAGAAAACGAATACGCTTGTCGCATACAGCACCGACGGAACATTTTCGTATCCCTTGAACGTCCCGACAACATAGCCCGCTTTATGCGACAAATGATAAGTACCGACAACATGCAACGCAAGGCCAATCAAACCCGCAGTATGGATTAGCGCCTTGTGCCACCTTTTGAATTCATAGTTGTGCAACAACCATCCTAACAGCGGCCATATCAAAAATCCGGCCAATGCAGAAACACTGAACATGACATTCAAATCCGAATTGAAAACTTTTTTCAAGAAGGGTAGAAAGATATTGAATACAAAAGCCGCAATGACCAGGTAGGAGAACACAAGCCTCCTCTTGCTTTTTTCTACGGCCGCATAGAGAGGCATACACAGGTACAAAATGAACAAAGAATAAAAGAACCAGTAGATGCTGACGAAACCGTTGCCCGTTAGCCCCTGGTACACCGACTTGATCGAGATATTCGACCACAAGCGTTTTCCGGTATAAAGATCTATCGCCAGCGCGACCAGGCTCCAGACCAAGAAAGGCAACATAGTCTTCATGAAACGCCTCGCAAAGAAACGTTTCATAGAATACCTGTCAAAAAAATCCATAAGCGTAATCCCGCTGACCATAAAGAACAGCGGGACCGCAAAATAGAATACGCATTCAATGATATTTGCCGAGAACCAATAATCTTCTTTCCCGGAATAAAACCAGAAGCAGTTGTTCGTATGCAGAGTCAACACCGCGAATGCGGATACCACGATAACGAACGTGATATAGTCAGTCGACTTCCGCGCTTCCACGAGACTACTTAAGAGCTTCCTGCACCAGGGCAGATGCGCGCTTGGCGTCGAAACGGCCCTTGACCTTCGGGGAGAGTTCCTTCATGACCTTGCCCATGTCCTTGGGGCTAGAGGCTCCGGTCGCGGCCTTGATTTCTGCAATGAGGGCCTTGACTTCGTCCTCGGTCATCTCGGCGGGCATGTACTTGCGGTACAGGGCGATGGTCGCTTCTTCGGCAGGAATCTTGTCCATGAAGCCACCCTTCGTGAGGATGTCGATTGCTTCCTGCTTCTGTTTCACGCTACGGGCAAGAACGTCGACGCACATTTCGTCGGTGATCGTCTCTTCGATCTGGGCCGGAGTGGCACCGTTCTTCATGGCTTCGTTCTTGATGTCGGAATGGAGGGTACGGAGCGTTCCGAGAGTCTCGGAATCGTGCGCCTTCATGGCGGCCTTGATGTCGTCTTTAATCTTAGTCAGCAATGCACTGCTCATGTTTTACCCCTGGCGGATTACGCCCCGCTCCCGGCAATAAGGTTTAAACTCTAAAAACACGCAACGAGCCACCGGTCATAGACCGACGACTCATTACAACACAAGGCTAGAAACGATGTCCTAGAAAGCCTTGGCGATTCCACTACGGCAAACTGGCTCAGCCAGTCGACGACTAGTAGAGACGCTTGCGGTTCTGGTCAGCGATTTCCTTCAGGCGCTTGCGACGGGCAGCAGTTTCGATGCGCTTCTTTTCTTCAGAAGGCTTTTCGAAGCGCTGACGCTTCTTGACATCGGAAATGATGCCGTTCTTTTCGCAAGACTTGGTGAAACGCTTGAGAGCGCGTTCGAAAGGTTCGTTGGACTTAACAATTACGCCGATCACGATTATCCTTTGGTTAAATTAGAAATTCGTTTTTGGATAGCCAAATATATCTAATTGTACGAATTTCGTCAAGGGTATAAAAAAACGTCCGTTTTTAAGCATTTTTTTTACATTTTTTTCATCATAACTTGCGGATTATCAAAGACTTATGTATATTTTTTATTGAAAAAGTTTAAGTCCTCGGTTTTTTCAAAAAAAATTGGAGAATTGGATGAAAAAGTCAATCATTTCGCTCGCTGCCATCGCACTTGCCGGCTCCATGCTAGTCGCATGCAATGACGAAGAAGAACTCGTTCCGCAGATGCAACCGGCCAAGCCGGCCGCCCAGGCACCTGCCCCCAAGGCCGAGGAACAGCCGAAGGCCGAAGAACCGGAACTCGTGCCCCTCCAGTCCCTCTCCGCAAACACCAAGGCTGACGAAGCAGCCGAAGACGCCCAGAAAAAGGCTCCCGCACCGACCGGCAGCGTGCAGCAGCTTGACAAGGGCGACTTTGTCATCCAGGTCAGCATCCAGTCTTCCAAGAAGGCCGCCGATGGCATCGTGAAGAAGCTCGCCGAAAGCAACGTGAAGGCTTACATCGCCGAAGTGGAAAACCCGGGCGAACTCGAAGGCACCTACTACCGCATCCGCGTCGGCTATTTCGAATCGAGCGCCAACGCCCAGGAATACGGCAAGCAGGTTCTTTCTCCGCTCAACTACGCCTGGTGGGTGGACATGAGCAAGAACGACGACGTAGGTAACCCCGGCGGAGATGAAGATTACTCCAACTACTCCAACAATTCTTACTCCGAGCCGACTCCCGCACCGGAACCTGAACCGGCCCCCGCACCTGAGCCTGAACCGGCACCCGCACCGGCACCGGAACCCGCTCCCGCACCCGAGCCCGCACCGGCTCCTGCACCGGCACCGGAACCCGCTCCCGCACCCGAGCCCGCACCGGCTCCTGCACCGGCACCGGAACCCGCTCCTGCATCCGAGCCCGCCCAACAGGCTCCCGCAGCCCCGGCACCGGCCGACAATTTCGACGACTGGGAATAACAAGAGAATTTGTTCTAAATTTCAGGAAACACCGGCTCTGTCGGTGTTTCTTTTTTTACGGACGTTTCATTTTCTAAATTTGGCAATATGCCTACAAAGAAACCCAAAGTTTTTGTCGTTCATCTTGGATGTGCCAAGAACCAGGTCGATGCAGAAAACCTGGTCGGAGAAATGCTGCATGCCGGTTTTGCGACTTGCGATACGGCAGCCAAAGCGGATTACATCCTAGTGAACACCTGCGGTTTTATTGAAGCCGCCAAGGAAGAATCCATCAACGCGATTCTCGCACAAATTAACGGCAAAAAGCCGAAGCAGAAACTGATTGTATCGGGATGCCTTTCGGGCCGCTACGGCGACGAACTAGTAAAGGAACTGCCCGAAGTCGATTACTGGGTTGGCACCTACAGGCCGGGCGAACTTTTGAAGAAGATGGGCATCGTGGCACCGCAAACTTGCGATGCAGAGAACTTGCCTCGCATGAACCTGGGCGGATTCAAGCACCACGCCTACCTGAAGATTGCCGAAGGCTGCAACCGCCGCTGCGCCTACTGCGCCATCCCCCTTATCCGCGGCAAGCAGGTTTCCCGCAGTATCGAAGACATTGTTGCCGAAGCCAAGGAACTCGAAGCGCAGGGCGTCCAGGAAATCACGCTCATCGCACAAGACACGACTTACTTCGGTCGCGAAAAGGGCAAGAAGGGCGGCACGCTCGCCCAACTTTTACGCGCCATTCTCGACAACACGAACATTCCGTGGATCCGTACGCTCTACTGGTACCCGATGTTCGTGGACGACGAACTATTGGACCTGATGGCAAACGAGCCGCGCCTGGTGAAATACGTGGACATGCCGATCCAGCACGCCAGCGACAACGTGCTCAAGAACATGAAGCGCAATTACCGCAAGAAGGAACTCGTGGACATTCTGCACAAGATCCGCGAGCGCATTCCGGGCGTTACGCTGCGCACCACGGTACTTGTGGGTTTCCCCGGCGAAACCCACGAAGACTTTGAAGAACTGATGGAACTTTTGGAAGACATCAAGTTCGATCACCTGGGCGGATTCGTGTTCAGCCCCGAAGAAGGCACCCCCGTGATGGAAATGGACTTGCCCGCGGTCGACGAGAGCGAGGCCCGCGCAAGGCTCGATGCCGTCACCGACCTGCAGGAAGAACTTGATGCCGAACACGCCGAAGCGATGATCGGAAAGAAAGTCCGCGTTATTATCGACCAGGTTGCCGAAGAAAGCGAATACCATTTCTACGGACGCACCGAAGGCAATTCCATGGAAAACGACGACATCGTGAAGGTGATCGAGGGTGACGCCGACGTGGGCGAATTCCGCGATGCGCTGGTGGTGGACGCCGAGCCGCACGAACTGATTGTGAAGCTGGTGTAGGATGCGATTGTACACAAACCTTCGGTTTGTGTACCTGCCCCTCGGCTCAGAAATAGGCAAGCTAGCTTGCCCGCTTCATTCGCCTTGCGGGGCAGTCGAACTTGCATTTTCATCTAAATCAAAAAGTATAAAAGGAATGCTCCCTAAGGGAGCATTCCTTTTATACCCTTGATGCGATTCGAACGCATGACCTTCAACTTCGGAGGCTGACACTCTATCCAACTGAGCTACAAGGGCGTGTGGCGCAAATATAGCAAAATGGGCCGGCATAGCCGACCCATTCTCTCATTTAAACTCAAACCTTAGCGGCCTTCGCGTTCCCTGGCCTTTTCACGTTCACGGCGACGCTTTTCGGTGTCATCCGGGAAGAGTTCCGGCAGGGCATAGCCAATCGCAATGCCGAACACGATGCCCGTCTTGCTCATGCCGTCTTTGTTCACGACCTTGGAGCCCCATTCGCCGTTCCACATTCCTTCGATTTCCTTCTTGCGGAAACTCGGGTTGTCCGTGCTTTCGTCACCTGTATTCGGGGTGCTGGCAAGCTTCGGTGCGTAATACATACCGATAGAGAACTGCAGGTAGTACCATTCGTTGGTCAGGTAAGTAATAAGCGCATCAAACTGGAAACCGTTCACCTTGATCAAAGAACGAACATTGCCTTCCGGCTTGATGTCGTGGTCAAAATAGACTGTACCGTAAGAAACAGACAGGCCCAAGTGCAGCGGGTTCTTGGGGAAGAGATAATAGTTAATACCCGCTTTCCAGCCCGTGCCACCTTCGAGTTCCCATTCGTCGAAGTCATTGTCCGTACCCTTGGGAAGGAAACCATAGGAGCCGTAAAGGGCAAAGTGGAAAGGCAGGATATATTCAAGACCAGCACCGATGCCCATACCCATACCGGTTTCGCCCATGATCGGATAACGGGAACCCATACCGATCTGGAAAATCAGACGGTTACGGAGCCAGTCGCGGCGACGCTCGGAGTTCGCGTATTCATCGAGACGCTGCTCTTCTTCAAACTTCTTGCGTTCGGCCATCTCACGGCGCTGGGCGGCAGACATACCGACATCGGAGAAATCTTCTTCTTCGTCTTCGGAAGAGGCCATCGCAGCATGCGAACCGCCACCATCGGACGCCGAAACAAAACCATCATCGTCATCCTCTTGTTCAGAAGATGCGGCGGCAGGAGCGGATACGAAGCCTTCATCATCGTCATCAAAATCGTCCTGAGCCCAGGACATGAAGGCGGTCAAACTCAAAGCCAAAAGTACTTTCTTAAACATTAAAAGCCTCAGATTATATAATCGCATTTGCGAATATAACTTTTAAGCGGACGTTTTGCAAAAAACAAAATGTAAAAAAAGCAAAAAACACTCCCATTTAAGATTTTTTGTAAGCAAAAGTCCACAAAACTCCCGTTATTTTGCCTCCAGCAATTTTGCCTTGATGCTCCCGAGCGCAATTTCGCACTCCATGAGCACCGGAATCCGGCGGTCGTCGTCGGTCAACCAAATGAAAATCCGTCCCTTGGAAACGAAAATTCCATCTCCGTCGAGCACAGGTTCCACCTTGATGCAGGGAACCTTCCCG comes from Fibrobacter sp. UWH4 and encodes:
- the rimO gene encoding 30S ribosomal protein S12 methylthiotransferase RimO; protein product: MPTKKPKVFVVHLGCAKNQVDAENLVGEMLHAGFATCDTAAKADYILVNTCGFIEAAKEESINAILAQINGKKPKQKLIVSGCLSGRYGDELVKELPEVDYWVGTYRPGELLKKMGIVAPQTCDAENLPRMNLGGFKHHAYLKIAEGCNRRCAYCAIPLIRGKQVSRSIEDIVAEAKELEAQGVQEITLIAQDTTYFGREKGKKGGTLAQLLRAILDNTNIPWIRTLYWYPMFVDDELLDLMANEPRLVKYVDMPIQHASDNVLKNMKRNYRKKELVDILHKIRERIPGVTLRTTVLVGFPGETHEDFEELMELLEDIKFDHLGGFVFSPEEGTPVMEMDLPAVDESEARARLDAVTDLQEELDAEHAEAMIGKKVRVIIDQVAEESEYHFYGRTEGNSMENDDIVKVIEGDADVGEFRDALVVDAEPHELIVKLV